AATCTAAATTGAAATCAATCTATGCCTAGTTCAATACACAATATTATCAAAAGCATTTGAAAGATCTTCAGTCTTTCCTTCATTAACAATTCTGGTACTGTCTCTTGTTCCATCCAGCTTCAGTACAAACGTACCAAGACGACATCAGCTGGTAGGGCTTATCTGTCGAGTGCAGATGATTTAAACATGGCATGACATCATTCATGTGCAAGCGCAGATTAACTGCgcccataaaaaaaactttatgttAATTAGGATATAAGTTTTGCCTATTCTACTGAATATCTAACGATTAcctaataaattaaaagtatactttaataaaataaatgtacaaCCAAACTAATTAAAATACGCGCTTCGTTGAGTATAAAGACtacttttaattttacatgTTCATGACTCTTTCATGACTTATATTTTTTACCTTACATACTTTTATATGCTACTGTAATAGTAATTCGTagttgaattaaattattcaatcgaacagaaaaaaatcgcatAGCGGTTGATAGTACAATCATCTCTGCTGGGATGCAACTCCGGTACCAGGACGATGACCTAAAGTCGAATAAATTTGATAATGCATTTTTGAACCGGATTGCTCCACGCATATTTGTTTCTATGTCTGACCAAGGGACTGATAAGCAAAGAAATGCATTGGAAGTATAAAAGCAATGCCTCCGCAGCCCAAAAAGTCAGTGTCGTGACTGTAGTCAAGCAGAAGCTGGACAAGATGAAGCTCATCATCGTGGCGGTAGCGATCTCCCTGGCAGTTCTTGCCAGTGGATCTTACGTTCCAAGCACCAAATACGAACCGAAATACGGTAAGTCTTCCTCTACTATCGCTTCTTGAACATACCTACAACACATTTACACTCGTCCTTCCCCACAGCGGACAAGGACTTCCTGTTCAAGCAAAAGTTCTTCTTCGAAGTGCTGCGTAACATTCATCTGCCACTGAAGTATGACGAGTATCTCCCGTACACCAAGACCTGGGTATCCGATGAATCTAAGTACAATGTAAGCAACAAAAGCAATCAGCTGCTGGTGTAGGAAGAAAACCATGCTCAATGTATCTCCTATATGTCTCCTTACCAGGACTTTGCTCAAGTGGTTGAGTTCTTTGATTGGTTCAAGACTGGTGCCTTCCTAGAGAAGGGCGAGATCTTCACCATCTACAATGAGCTGTACCTGCGCCAGACCTACTCGCTGTTTACCTTCCTGTACAACAGTGCCGACTGGGACACCTACTACAAGAATCTTATCTGGGCTCGTGACAACATCAACGAGGGCATGTTCATCTACGTCATCCATCTGACTGTGATGCACCGCTCCGATCTGCAGGGCATCGTCCTGCCAGCCATCTATGAGATCTACCCGTACTACTTCTTCAACACTGATGTGATCCGCTCTATCAGCTACAAGAAACTGTACGATCCCAAGTTCGGATTCTACGGCAACGGCAAATACAACGTCGTGTACGCCAACTACACTGCTTCCTACCCGGTGGATTACTACAACAACTTCTACACCGAGGAGTACCTGAACTACTACACCGAGGATATTGGTCTGAActcctactactactacttcatGATGGACTATCCCTACTTCCTCGGTGGAGATAAGTTCGGACTGATGAAGGATCGTCGTGGAGAGCTGTACTGGTACATGCACCAGATGCTGCTCGCCCGTTACAACCTGGAGCGTATGTCTAACTACATGGGCACGGTCAAGCCGCTGGTGTGGCGTTTCCCGCTCAAGACCGGATACTTCTCGCTGCTCAGCTACTGGAACGGAGTGCCGTTCAAGAGCCGTGACTACAACTACATGATCAGCGACGAGTTCTACTACAAGCTGGACTGGATCAACAGCTGGGAGATGAAGATCCGCAAGATCATTGAGGATGGATACTATTTCATGGAGGATGGATCTCGTATCAACCTGCGCCTGccggaatcgatcggtttCTTCGGAGACCTGCTCAACTCCAACGTGGATGGTGTCGATGCCAGCTACATAGGATTCATTGAGGTGTTCTCCCGTCTGTTGCTATCTGGAAACGACTACAATGCCTATAAGGTGTGGCCATCCGCACTGATGCAGTTCGAGACCAGTCTGCGTGATCCGGTCTTCTATCAGCTGTACGAGCGCTTCATGGATCTGTACTACTACTTCAAGCAGTTCCTGCCTAGCTACACCTACGACGAACTCAACTTCAACGGTGTCATCATCAAGGATGTCACCTTTGACAAGCTGACGACCTTCTTTGACTTCTTCGATTCGGATGTATCCAACGTGCTGCCGATGCCTTCTACCGACAAGTACTTCGACTTCGCCGTCTTCGCTCGCCAGCGTCGTCTTAACCACAAGCCATTCAGCTACACCATGAACGTCATGTCGGAATACACCGGAAAGGCCATCATTCGTATGTTCCTTGGACCGAAGTTCGATCGCTTCTTCGACCTGCAGTACTACAAGAAGTACTTCTTCGAGCTCGATCAGTACATGGTCGACTTCACCTCTGGCAAGAACACCTTCGTCCGTAACTCGCGCGACTTCTACTGGAGCGTCAAGGACCGCACCATGTACACCGATCTCTACAAGAAGATTATGCTCGGCTTCAATGGACAGGAGAAGTTCGCTCTTGACATGTCCGAGGCGCACTGCGGATTCCCGGATCGTCTAATCTTGCCTAAGGGCTGGACCAGCGGTATGCCGATGCAGTTCTACTTCATCATCACGCCGTACACTACCAAGACTTACGAGGAAGGCTACTTATACGACAAGACCTTCTCGTGTGGCGTTGGATCTGGTATGCGCTTCTACGACAGCCTCCCGTTGGGCTATCCGTTCGATCGCGtcatcaacttcaactacTTCTACACCAAGAACATGTACTTCAAGGACGTGTTCATCTACCACAACGACGAGTACAAAATGAATCAGACTTACTAAAGGACAACGCACCGTGTCAGATGTTACAGATGATCTAATAAATCAGCAACTCAGCAAATTGGGATAAAACTCACAAAACTAGTGTTACACGTTTCTGGTTAAGTGTTACCTACAATCAATTTCCATCATCACATGTACATCATTCTCCATCAACCGTTCATGTTTATGCTCCTGGCAAAACGCATTCTCAATCAATGTTTAATTTGGTTCTTTGCAAAGCTGTTTCGTTGAGTGTAAGTGATCAGTTTTACGATAACTTAAGTATCATACATACATGTGAATACTGTTGAAATACTCACAGTTTTGGTCATTACGACAGCAGTGCTGAATGTTAAAGTGGTCTATATCATTACTGAACTGTTACTGATGGACTACTTAGCTGTagctagtgttgggtcaagtagctcttttgcaagagcggagcgcactgctctcgctctctaaagtgtgcggtgcgcttgaggtagctccacacggagcactgcacacaggagcgattgtgtgatgcgctcccaggagcgaattttcgcaccacaaggagcgctgcacacaggagtgattcctgcgatacagctacctctttttcccgtggggTGCGGGAGctcgcacaataagatgaccggatcgattgaaatacctctttcaCTGTTGACCCACtggctatagccttatgaaattttcaaatttttagattttttttatttttttataattttttattctttttttaattcaaagcattatatgagcgaaaagaaacttattgcaacaaatttgcattcaaatataaaacatttataaattttgctatattggtcaaaaatgaagaaaattttacattttctcaaacagggtatggaacttggttcctcgaataacttctggcacagacatctgtgGGCATGggtgtccaagaagaaaatgtagccattggtggcatctatcgaccacaggttaaagattggccatccgttggataccgaccgagttataggcaaaacttggtgcaaaaatgaatctttttaaaatttcaagtttttataatttttaaatttttttctgattatttattctttttttaatttaaagcattatttgagtgaaaagaaacttatttgaaccgattggcattaaaataaatcaatttaatttttttgaaaattttctcaaaaaaccgtaaggggtaagccttatgaaattttcgagttgaaaattttttgtaaatttttttctgattttttattctttatttagcttaacgcattatttgagtgaaaagaaacttattgcagcaaatgcgcattaaaatttatcacatttatacattttactatattgcttaaaaatgaggaaaattttacatttcctcaaacagggtatggaacttggttcctcgaataacttctggcacagacatctgagggcatggctgtccaagaagaaaatgtagccattggtgccatctatcgaccacaggttaaagattggcgatccgttggataccgaccgagttataggcaaaatttggtccaaaaatgagccttaggaaattttcatttttttgaattttttgatttttgtattatttttcgctctttttttaatttaaagcattatttgagtgaaaagaaacttatttgaaccgattggcattaaaataaaacaatttaattttttttgcaaaatttctcaaaaaaaacgtaaggggtaataagccttatgaaattttcgagttaaaaatttttttgaaatttttttctaattttttattctttttttaatttaaagcattatttaagtgaaaagaaacttattgcaacaaattcccatcaaaatatatcacatttaaaatttttgctacattgctcaaa
The DNA window shown above is from Anopheles funestus chromosome 3RL, idAnoFuneDA-416_04, whole genome shotgun sequence and carries:
- the LOC125767727 gene encoding hexamerin-1.1-like — encoded protein: MKLIIVAVAISLAVLASGSYVPSTKYEPKYADKDFLFKQKFFFEVLRNIHLPLKYDEYLPYTKTWVSDESKYNDFAQVVEFFDWFKTGAFLEKGEIFTIYNELYLRQTYSLFTFLYNSADWDTYYKNLIWARDNINEGMFIYVIHLTVMHRSDLQGIVLPAIYEIYPYYFFNTDVIRSISYKKLYDPKFGFYGNGKYNVVYANYTASYPVDYYNNFYTEEYLNYYTEDIGLNSYYYYFMMDYPYFLGGDKFGLMKDRRGELYWYMHQMLLARYNLERMSNYMGTVKPLVWRFPLKTGYFSLLSYWNGVPFKSRDYNYMISDEFYYKLDWINSWEMKIRKIIEDGYYFMEDGSRINLRLPESIGFFGDLLNSNVDGVDASYIGFIEVFSRLLLSGNDYNAYKVWPSALMQFETSLRDPVFYQLYERFMDLYYYFKQFLPSYTYDELNFNGVIIKDVTFDKLTTFFDFFDSDVSNVLPMPSTDKYFDFAVFARQRRLNHKPFSYTMNVMSEYTGKAIIRMFLGPKFDRFFDLQYYKKYFFELDQYMVDFTSGKNTFVRNSRDFYWSVKDRTMYTDLYKKIMLGFNGQEKFALDMSEAHCGFPDRLILPKGWTSGMPMQFYFIITPYTTKTYEEGYLYDKTFSCGVGSGMRFYDSLPLGYPFDRVINFNYFYTKNMYFKDVFIYHNDEYKMNQTY